From the genome of Argentina anserina chromosome 4, drPotAnse1.1, whole genome shotgun sequence, one region includes:
- the LOC126792945 gene encoding putative F-box protein PP2-B12: MVGLERLSEECIACILSLTSPKDACRSALVSSAFGSAAQSQVVWERFLPSDHRDIISRSVSPVTFTSKMELYFRLCDSPIFLDDGNLSFAIDKLSGKKCFTLGARRVLIAWGDTPAYWEWISVPHSRFAEVAYLRSVCWLEIYGRMEMRSLSPNTAYAGHLVYMFSDEATNYAGTGQNYYETFPVKLSVKFFVTEGTLIEAHDEEDAELLISTRMPAAGASSMDNSFGKRQHFPMERNDGWMEIKIGEFNCGQSDDDCCLVEVGVKEIESGIWKFGLVIHGIEIRPTQPKPN; this comes from the exons ATGGTGGGATTAGAAAGACTATCAGAAGAGTGCATAGCCTGTATTCTTTCTCTAACCTCCCCAAAAGATGCTTGCCGATCAGCCCTCGTCTCCTCTGCGTTTGGATCCGCCGCTCAATCTCAAGTTGTTTGGGAGCGTTTTTTACCGTCCGATCACCGTGACATCATCTCCCGATCTGTTTCTCCCGTCACCTTCACCTCTAAGATGGAACTCTACTTTCGTCTCTGTGATTCTCCCATCTTCCTCGACGATGGTAATCTG AGTTTTGCAATAGATAAATTGAGTGGCAAGAAATGTTTTACGCTGGGAGCCAGACGTGTACTCATAGCCTGGGGAGACACCCCAGCTTACTGGGAGTGGATTTCTGTGCCTCATTCCAG ATTTGCTGAGGTGGCTTATCTACGCTCTGTCTGTTGGCTTGAGATTTATGGTAGAATGGAGATGCGATCCCTGTCTCCAAACACAGCTTATGCTGGACACTTGGTTTACATGTTCTCCGACGAAGCCACTAATTACGCAGGAACTGGACAGAATTATTATGAAACCTTTCCGGTCAAGCTTTCAGTTAAATTTTTCGTAACTGAAGGAACTTTGATTGAAGCTCATGACGAAGAGGATGCAGAGTTGTTGATATCCACAAGAATGCCTGCTGCCGGTGCATCATCAATGGATAATAGTTTTGGAAAGCGGCAACATTTTCCAATGGAAAGAAACGATGGCTGGATGGAGATTAAGATAGGAGAGTTTAATTGTGGCCAAAGTGATGATGACTGTTGCTTGGTTGAGGTGGGTGTCAAGGAGATTGAATCAGGGATTTGGAAGTTTGGACTTGTTATCCATGGCATTGAGATTAGGCCGACTCAACCGAAACCCAACTAA